The genomic region AGGTAAGGAGATGTATCAGATGGAGGAGAAACATGCCATACTAGGGAAGGAGAGAGTAGACCTCTGTTTGCCATTCTATTAGCCACTGTATTTCCTTCCCGGAAAATATGAGAGTAACGAAAGGTCATCGTATGAATACGTGCTAAGCAGGTGAGCCAGACAATTCGAAGCGGCTAAGGATCAGAGGAACAAATGATGAAGAGTTAATACATGTAATCACACTAGTCGAGTCGCTTTCCAGCCAGAGGCATTGCCAACCAAATTGAAAGGCGTATTCAACCCCGATGATCACACCCATAAGGTCCGAGTAGAAAACCGAATTGTGACCTAAACCTTTACAGAAACCACCAATGTAATGACCATGGGTGTCTCGGAAAACCCCACCACAAGCTACAGATCCTGGATTACCCTTTGCAAGACCATCGGTATTTAGTTTAATCTAAGGAAAAAGTGGAGGGTGCCAGAGAAGTAACCGAGGCACTGCTTGATTTTTATGAATAGGTTGAATACCCAACCCAACCAACAACTGAAAGTCAACCTTACCATTAGAATAACCCGGTATCTGAGGAGTAGCAAAGCGAAGCCAAGCCTTGAGAGAGGAGAAAAGTCGCATGAGTGAAGGCTTTTGTCCTCAAATCTAAGCTTGTTACGTGCTTTCCATATGGCCATAAGAGCATAAAGACTACTGGCAAGCCAAATATTTTTCAATTGAGGAGAGAAACACTTACTGATAATGGAGGCAAATAAATCACCAATAGTACCACTAGTCGGTAACCTAGTCCCAAAACAGTAGGCCAACCACTGTCAAACATTTTGAGCAAAAGAGCAAGTGACAAATAAGTGAGTAGAATCCTCAACATAGCCAAATGTACAAAGCTGGCAAACTGATAACTTATCATGAAAGAGACGCTACGTTGTGTTTTTTCTTTTTTGTTAGTGAGTTGTGATATATTAATAAGTAATAAATTCTAAATTATTAAAATTATATTGATGGATCCTCATTTGCCTATGTAATGGTGGGTGGGTTAATTTATTTATTATTTTTAGAAAGCAAAACTAAACATTAGTATTTAGCAAAATTCTACTGCGAAGTGGGTATCTGGGTCATAAGTAGGAGGACAAAGACGTCACCGGACGTTTTCTTTTGTTTCATTCGCACTAATGGAAATCCCAGACATTTTGATTTCAAGAAAGAAACAAAAATATGAAAAATCCAAGGCTTTTCCCCAATACCCTAATTCCATAACCCTCTCTGATTTTCATGAAAGGAACAACAATACCACCCATTTCTAACGCTAGTGCCTAAATCACTGATGCAGGACAATATGACAGACACCATGATTGAAGTGCAAGAAAATGTGGCCATGGTTTCACCAAGTGGAGGACACCCATTTCAGAAAACGGCCTACTTTCTCAGACCCATTGTTCCTTCCTTCATTGATGAACATCCTGCTGAGATTTCCAGGTGTTTTACCTCCCTCCCATCAGGTTCTCAGCCCAAGAAATTGGAGCTTGAATTCCGTGGATGGCGTCTGGACCACACTAATTTGAAGACTTGGGTTGAACACTTGGCTCCGACTTACCAAGGTGTGTGGAAGAGTGCTGGTATCTATGATGCCATCTTCAGTTCCATGTGTGAAATTAGAAAGAAGAAGGACTTGGTTCTTGGGCTTGGAGAGAAATGGTGCTGTGAGACCAACACTTTCATCTTTGATTGGGGAGAAGCAACTGTTACTTTGGAAGATGTAATGATTTTGGGAGGGTTTCTGTTTTGGGGGACTCTGTTTTGAGTCCTCTGGAAAGCAGAGAAATGAGAGAAGTGGGGAAGAGACTTGAGGTAGCGAGAAAGGGATTTCAAGATAGCAGAAAGGCCTGGAGTGTTGCTTCCACTGATTTGTGGATGAAGGAATTCATGAACAGTGGGAGTGATTTGGAGCATGAGGCCTTTCTAGTGTTCTGGTTGTCAAGGTATATATTTCACGATGGTCGGGATTGTGTAAACAAGGCAGTGTTTTCTATCGCAGTTCGGTTAGCTAGAGGGGTTCGGATTGCGCTTGCGCCGGCTGTTCTTGCCAATATTTACAGAGATTTGTGTTTGTTGAAAAGGACTATTGTGGCTTCCAATGAGTTTAAAGTGGTGATCAAGTCACCATTTCACTTGATTCAAGTTTGGGCTTGGGAGAGGTTTCTGGAACTTAGGCCAAGGCCAAAGGGTATTGGAAATGCTGAGCCGAGAATGGCTCGATGGGACAAAGTGTTTGGTCTGAATGTTGGAGAGTTGAGGAGTATTTTGGATTCGGCTAAAGAAGGTTTCTTGTGGCGCCCTTATGCCATGACTATTGAAAACTGGAAACTGCCGAATTATTTTTCAGAGAAGGAGAAGTGGGTAGTGATTAGTCCTGGTATGAATGATGATGAGCTGCTGTCATTTTCCATATGCTTGCGGGTGAATGAGTTATTTGGTTTTGGCACTACACAGCAATACCATCCTCACCGAGTTGCTTTGCAATTTGGTTATGATCAGGACATCCCAGCTTTTGGTGCTCCTTTGAAGCACAATACATATGAGATATTGTATATACCATCGCGGCATTCTGAGGCGGATGCCAGCGTAAGATACTTGAAGTGGTTGAAGGAATCCATGGCAGGCGTCAAACACAGAGGTATGTCACCTAAAAAGAAAGCAAAGGAAGCTGTCGATGAGATTGATGTTGTCGCCATTCCTTGCATCCATTCCACAAAGAATGCAGTAGATTTTGTGCAGGTTTCTGCAGCAAGGGATGTACATGGAGGTAATGATTCCCTTGTGCCTCCTGGATTCCCTCAAAAAAGGTACAGGCTGCAAAATGGAGATCCTATGGAGGACGATGGCCTCACTATATCAGAGTCTTTGAGAATTAGGAAGAAGCATAAAACTGTTGAAACTAGAGAAGGCAGTGACAGTCAGAAGTTATCAGCTGATCATGATAATATCTTGGCATCTTCAACTGCAGATGAATGTTCTGTTAATACTATGACATCAGAAAGACATGAGAAAGACATTGCACGGGGTAAAGCTTTGACTTGGGGTGGTAAAAAGGGTAAGAGGAAGCTGAGAAAGGTGCACTCTAAATTTAAGTCTGAGATGAGCAAGGCAGCAGCTCCAAGTGATGACAAGGTAAGCATCTTTGGTGATGATGGCCCTAGCAAAACCTTTCCATTTGAGGAACAGGAACAGGAACTGGAACTCTCTAGCGACAGCTCTTCAGTTGAAGAACCGGAATGTGCTCACAACAGTTCTTCATGTAGAAAAAAGGTTTTAGAACTTAAATATAGGGTTAGCAGGCTTGAAAAGATAATTGAGTTGTTGAAATCTTAGATATAGGATGGGACTTATTAAATTGTAGATTGACATAAGTCCAGTCAATTTCAGAGGTGCAGACAGAAGTCTAAACTTTGTTGTTTGTACAAGAGAAATATGGCTATACTCTTTCTCTCTTTTTCAGTTTTTATAATGAAACTGTTGTTTGTCATTTGATTTTTTATTTCTCAGTTTTTTACCTGTTGATAAGTTGATATTACTTCTAGCTGATACTTTATACTGTTGTTTGTTAACTATCAAAGTATTCTATTTGCTGCTCCATGAGTCCCCTTCTTCAAATCATGTATTTATGATTTTAGAGACAAGAAATCAACCCTGCATTTCTATGCAGTTGAACTAGATACTCAATTTTTATGTTACTCGTTTTTGCATTGTTCTTTTAATATTACCATCAGTGTGATTGAAATACCACAAGTGAAGGCATAAGTATTACCATCTTCCATTTAAAATTTATTATTAAGTCTACTGTTATAAAATACACCAATAAAGTAGTACGTTTAATTAGGATGGACAAGTTAGCAGAGGGGTGTTAGAATAATGAACATCCCAGTTGATTAGAATAAAATGCTCATGACTGCATCTTCCCATGTAGATGATCAGCAGGGCTGTCGTCTTTAAGTCTTAACCATCAGTGATTGTTCGCAATTTCTGGTTCTTGAACTGCATTTGAGAGGCAGGTGCTAGAGGTGTTCATCATTGTAACAATTTTGCTTGATCATGAAATGCTTGAACCAAAAATGGTAACCTTTCTTGGCCTTGGTTTCCCATTCAGAGCTTTTTTAGCACATTAGAACCCATTTACTTTTCACTATACTACTCATTTTGGTACCACTCCAACACATCTTGTACATAGGTACTGCCACAAAGAAATGCTAAATTGCATCACCTTCATGGCTCCAAAAATCCTGTTCCATTAACAATATAATGTCATCACTCAGTTTCCATATGTTAGAATCTAAACTAACTGTTTTAACTGTTAATTTTCCTTTTAACCAACCATTCAAGGCTGTGTTTGCACCTGCCAGTGCAGCAGCTTGGTAGCTCTGCTGCCGCTGCACGCTGTTATATATACAGTTTGCTGTTGCCCTTCAATACAATAAGGTGCGGCTTCATTTCAGAGTGACCATCTCCAGCTAGTGCAAGCTGCAAATGCTACTGAGGATGATCATGACTATTTGTTCGGTCTTGTTATTGAAGAGGTCAGATTTTGTTATCCCATGCCAACATTCTGATTTCTTTGTTTCTCATGTAAGCAGGAGAGCTAATAGAGTGAAACGCATGTTAGCTCAAAATGCAACTACCATAGCCTCTTGTATACCCTTTCACTTGGGATGCCGTCTTCAACAATTTCTCGCTATTTACCAATGAAATTTACTTTTTCGGAAAGAAAAAAATTAGAAATAAAAAATTCACACAAAAAAAGTGAGGTGTGCAGTAAGAAAAATGAGGTACACCCTTTCACCGAGTCCAAACCTTTCCCAATTTTAAGTCAAAGAAGAAATCCAAACCCTGGCTCCTCGAACCCAACATTTTCAGGCAAAATGTTTGAAGCCGCTGAGCATTCTCTTCACTCCAAAAGGCCACACCTTTCTCTCTGCTCTAACTCCAAGCAGACTCCACATGAGACCATGATCGAAGAGATAGAAGCCCTCATGATTTCACCTTCTGGTGGACACCCATTTCACAAAACAGCCCACTTTCTCAAACCCATTTCCCCTTCCTCCCTTCATGAAATCAAGCTCCCTACTTTCTTCTCCTCCCTCCCTTCACATTTCAACCCTACAAAATGGAATCTGAAAGTTGAATTCCCAGGATGGCAACATGGTCAGAAAGAATGGAAAGATTGGGTTAAAAAAATGGCTCCACTTCACCGATCTACATGGAAGAAAGCTGGTATTTATGAAGCTATACTCAACTCAACATACCAAATAAAACGAGACAATGATTTGGTATATGGGCTTGCAGAGAAATGGTGCTCTGAAACCAACACCTTCATTTTCCCATGGGGTGAAGCCACAGTCACATTGGAGGATGTTATGGTTTTGGGAGGCTTTCCTGTTTTGGGTGACTCTATTTTCAGGCCTCTTCAATCAAGAGAGATGAGAGAAGTTAAAGAGAAACTTGAGAAAGAGCGAAGTGCAGTTATAAAGAGCACTGGTAACGCTAAGACAAGCGCGTGGTTAAGCAAGTTCATCAATAATGGGAGTGCACTCGAGCACGAAGCGTTTCTTGCATATTGGCTGTCCAGGTATGCTTTCAGCGGTGAGACAATTTATAGCCCTGTTATCTCGATTGCAATTCATTTAGCTAGCGGAACGAAAATTTCGCTTGCACCACTGTTCTTGCCAGCATTTATAATGGTTTGAGTTCACTGGGAAGTAGGATTGCAGATTTGAGAAAAACAAGGAGTAGTGATGACACTATAAAATTGATCTTGAAGTCACCATTGCACTTTGTTCAAGTTTGGGCATGGGAAAGAGTATTGGAACTTAGTCCATTTGCCAATGTTGTGCGTAATGTGGAGCCAAGGTTGGCTCGATGGGATAAAGTAAATGGTGTGGGTGTGGAAGATCTGAGGGAGATATTAGACACTGCCGGAGAAGGTTTCATGTGGCGCCCTTATGTCCTGGCCACTGAGAAGTCAAATCTTCCTAAATTCTATTTGGAAAAGGACAAGTGGGTTGGTCCTTATTTGGATGATGAGTTCCTGGCATTTGCCTTATGCTTGAAGGTGACTGATTTGGTTGGATTTGGTACTACGGAGCAGTTTGGTACTAAGGAGCAGTACCTTCCGCATAGGGTAGCTAGGCAGTTTGGATATGATCAAGACATTCCCAGCTTTGTTGCTCAAACCGATGACGATTCTGATATTCTCCATGGAAAAGAAAATCCCCATATAGCCTGGAAAGGTAACATCAAGGAAATTAAGAAGCTGAAATTGTATATCCCATCTAGGCTTTCTGAAGCAGATGTGAGCACAAGCTACATGCAATGGTGGGGTGCAACAGTGTCAGAGTTAAAGCACATAAGTGAGCGTACTATGCCACAGAAAAAGAAAGGAAAGAGTGTCGGAGGATCAATGCTGAAGGATAAAAATAGCCCAATACGTCCTGGCTTTCGACTAAAGAAAGTTTTTGAGGGGTCAAAGGAAAGGATAACTGATTTCACCATTCTTTCTGTTTCAAATGCTCGCAATGAAGGTAATGACTCCCTTTTTCCTCCAGGATTTTC from Fragaria vesca subsp. vesca linkage group LG3, FraVesHawaii_1.0, whole genome shotgun sequence harbors:
- the LOC101295119 gene encoding uncharacterized protein LOC101295119, with amino-acid sequence MFEAAEHSLHSKRPHLSLCSNSKQTPHETMIEEIEALMISPSGGHPFHKTAHFLKPISPSSLHEIKLPTFFSSLPSHFNPTKWNLKVEFPGWQHGQKEWKDWVKKMAPLHRSTWKKAGIYEAILNSTYQIKRDNDLVYGLAEKWCSETNTFIFPWGEATVTLEDVMVLGGFPVLGDSIFRPLQSREMREVKEKLEKERSAVIKSTGNAKTSAWLSKFINNGSALEHEAFLAYWLSRIADLRKTRSSDDTIKLILKSPLHFVQVWAWERVLELSPFANVVRNVEPRLARWDKVNGVGVEDLREILDTAGEGFMWRPYVLATEKSNLPKFYLEKDKWVGPYLDDEFLAFALCLKVTDLVGFGTTEQFGTKEQYLPHRVARQFGYDQDIPSFVAQTDDDSDILHGKENPHIAWKGNIKEIKKLKLYIPSRLSEADVSTSYMQWWGATVSELKHISERTMPQKKKGKSVGGSMLKDKNSPIRPGFRLKKVFEGSKERITDFTILSVSNARNEGNDSLFPPGFSPRSNTVEAGDPTDEVELTVSATLEKRKKHIVETRKRDVDSIPEESSADTLIPERMQKEDMLNSPLVCGCKVEKNLKHVMGSDVSSPDNDLVSIVGNDWGSRVEKQVSELKNIVRSLERSEVLKYCKKQKIMATGIGGDSVKLSGVVQNLVYSLLQEGSVHSMHSERFEKEAMVSEDEALIGGSRANTNLENFKGINAGCPDNHTGNAFSSCSSSFEKLHSSKECQKNFSELQARIAILENVVGVSQENTDGAGFRNC